A window of Malania oleifera isolate guangnan ecotype guangnan chromosome 2, ASM2987363v1, whole genome shotgun sequence genomic DNA:
atttatttatttattatatattatatatattaaaattttatgcatactatttatattatatatatatatatatatatatatataaaatctatattttgaatatatgaaaatattaaatcggttaaaatcaattaatcaatttaaccaAAATACGGTTTGATTATTTTTGAGTTCAGTTAAATTTGAAATTTCAGTCGGTTCatttaatgatttttttaatcgaaattttttttattaattcggttaattaactaaATTCACCGAACCGATCGAATGCTCTCCCTTAACTTCAAAAATGTCATAGATCGTTTATGATATTTGCCAAAAAGATAtagatatcttttaaaaaaaaaatatctttttataaaatataaaaacaagtttttatcttttttataaaTCTCATGGATAACCTTAAGATTTTTAAAGCCTTAAGGACTGAAATTTTTAAGATCTATGTCAAATTTAAGGGAAGGCtagtatatattttatatatatatatatgaagggtAAACTTATGATGATTGGTGATCCACCTTACATCATCATTTCCTAATGTTGACTTTTTGTAAAAGTGTTCGGAGCAAATTACGCAGCCAATTGAAATCACCGAAGTGTTGACTTCAAGACGAGGCAAAGCCCTAGCTAGCCAGCTTAGCTAGAATGCTAGATGCATAGACGGCTAGCTAGAATGCTAGATGCATAGACGGCTAGCCAGCTTGCAAATCCACATGCAGGTACGTGCATgcctacttatatatatataataataattagtacACGTCATGGGTAAATCCATGCATGTAAGAATTCATTGAGGAAATTTGGATCCAACTAATCAATTGCTTTAATTATGGatttgatttttctatttatttattctttattttcggTGAATATTCTTCATTTTATTCATCCTCACACATTTTTTAAAGCAAATGTACGTAGGAACACGAATATGGGTTATGGTCACTCATGAATTGATAGAAACactatatatttatgtatataaatatatagaaatgTATCGAGCCCAGAAGTCTACATTGTTAGTTCCTATTTTCatagatttttaattttttaatttataaaattaatttctgattgactaattttttttctcttgtaAAGTTATTGgtgtactttttatttttatttttattttccttgagaaacaaacatgaaaatgcaaatttcttgatattttcctttcctttccttagtGTTTCCCAAGTTCCAAACAGAGGATTAATGAGTTTGAAAATCGATTGGAGTATCATATTGTGAAAAAATGTTTAGAAGTGAAGGATGGGAAACCAGTGTTTTTAACAAGCAAAAGTTGATTGATAATTACTCAAGTTTGAATTCTTTTATTGGATTAAATGACACTTACTGCTTAATCTAGGACTTAGATCGTCGATATGCATTGTATTTTCAGACTTAAAAGAAATTTGGTTGAGATAAGAAAAGATATAATTTATTGATTAGTTTATTTTCGCGTGAAATTATGACTTTTACTATTGCTGCCTCAATCACTTTATTCTTTGAATTAATTTCATGCCCCATCAATAATCATTAATCTCTAATAAATTGATTAATTTACATATGACTATAAttaataatctctctctctctctctctctctctctctctctctcctgtctctgtttctctctctggAGAGTAGTAGGTAGATACATACTAGATAGATGATGATTTTGCATAATATATCTTCATCATATCTTTATCATAATGCCTACTTTCAATTTTTGCAATGagtttgattttgaaattaaataactTTTCAatcaactctttctctctctctctctagtaaGCTAATTAAGACTGATGATGATTTTCATAGTATATCCTCAGCATGAGTTTGAGTTCGAATTTTAAGATTTCTCATGATACAAGTGAAGAAGCGTAGAAAGGTGAGATGATTATTTTGATGAATTACTTGAATGTGTAGGAGAATCGAGAAACCCATTATTCtataaaaatatgataaaaatatatTGGTTACTCTAAGAATTATAGGGTTGCTTATGAAGGGGCGGTGATGGGAgatatttctttttaattattttttaaataatagaatAGTAATTTCAAGAGGTTTTTAAAATATCATGTATTGCTCATACACATTTGATTATTCGTGTATAGAATTAATTGATGAAGTGTTGTAAAACACGCGTACTTATGTGGATGACTATttagataataggttacaacctttggtatgcccacataatgatTCATTaattatgtggttaacctttgggatgtcaatgtatttgcctatataaagacatgttttacaacaaaatgagataataagatgattaacaACATCTAGTTCCTGAAAAACTAAAATAACTCCAAACTTTTTTGTATtcctctttatttcatttacaacacaaTATCAGTACgatcaagtctctaatggtatagcaagtttcgttggtattattctaaggtaagaatcttgtttcctttaacatttgttatctatataactttagtttttcatctggcctatatttcacaaaaatgatgatggttgaatcaaattttatgcaccaGAAGTGCTCCGAGCCTAAAAGTTTTATACTTTGACATGATCATTTTGGCCATCATGGTTCAACTATGATGCgacgaatcattgaaaatacacatggacatccaATAAAGGATCGGAAAGTTCTTTGACctggtgattatttttgtatttgttGGAAtacaccaactttgtctaatcttgatacacgCACAAATCAGTGcaaacttgaagttcaaagaataattcatttgcaaAATGCTGCAAATCAATTGCCAGATATTTTTACAGACACCAAAAGGGTCACTTAATCCCATGTTTTGGCCGCAAATATTACTGCTAGATTGATTGTTCCTGAAGAATACCGAAACACCCAATGGAAATAGCAGCTAATGAATCTAAAGTATGTCAGAAGCgtggtagaccaattggtgcaaaTGATACTGTTCctcgaaagaaaaaggaaatgaataaaagtgacactcaaAAAGAGTTCATTAACATTtaagaagaggttaaaagaaatatagatcaacaatctCATATTTCTACAGAAGCAACACCAGAAGTGGTTCCGGtattgaaaaattatgagatttcattaaaacatggaaatatgtggagaagaaatgaagttgttgttgataatgtgtttgcatatgcgattgcttcagaaattattaatgataatgagtcTGAACCTCAAACTGTAAAAGAATGTCGATATCGAAATGACTGACCAAAATGAAAAGAAGCGATACAGGTTGagctagactcattagccaaacgtaAGGAATTTGGACCAATAGTCCAAACACCTGAGAATGTCAAACCTGTTGGGTATAAATGGGTTTTtgtacgtaaaagaaatgaaatgaatgaaattgtgagatacaaggcGCGTCTTATAGCACAAGGTTTCTCCCAAAGgcctggtatagattataatgagacctattcccTTGTTATGGATAcagttatttttagatttttgattAGTTTAAAGGTTTCTGAAGGACTCGATATATGCCTCATGGATGTAGTAACAGCTTACTTGTATgactcattggataatgacatatatatgaaaatccccaAGGATTTAAAATGCCTGAAACATATAATCCAAAACTACGACAAATGTAttctgttaaattacaaagatccttgtatggattgaagtaATCTGAACGAATGTGGTACAAtcgtctaagtgaatatttgttgaaaattggatatgaaaataatcttttCTGTCGTTGTGTTTTcattaagaaaataaattttggaTTTGTTATAGttgcagtttatgttgatgacataaacatagtaggaactctAGAAGAGATCACAACGACTACTAactacttaatgaaagaatttgaaatgaaggataTTGGGAAGAGAAAATTTTGTCTTggtttcaagttgaacatttaacaagtggaattcttattcatcaatcatcttatatagaaaaaatcttgaaacaattttatatggataaatcttatccattaagctccccGATTGTTGTTcattcacttgatgtgaaaaaggatATTTTTCGTcctcgagaagatgatgaagaaatccttgatcctgaagtaccctatcttagtgcaatagaagcactcttgtatcttgcaaattgcactagacTAGATATAGCTTTTGCGGCAAATTTGCTGGCAAGGTTTAGTTCTACATCAACTTAGAGACATTAgaatggagtaaaacatgttcttcATTATCTCCACGGCACATCTGATATGagtttgttttacccaaagggagtaaagtctGTGTTGAAAGGATATGTTGATGCTGAATATCTTTTTGATCCTCATAAAGTTCGATCACAAACAGactatatttttacatgtggtgatactgcTATCTCTTGACGATCTATAAAGCAAACGATCACTACTACCTCTTCAAACAATTCAGAAATATTGACAGTTCACGAAGTAAGTCGTGAATGTatatggttaagaactataatccaacacattaaagggacaagtggattatcaTTGGAGAATGACACGCCAACAATATTGTACGAGGACAATGCagcatgtattgcacaaatcaaaggtgggtaTATAAAAGGTGAtaaaactaaacatatttcaccaaagttcttttacactcatAAACTTTGGGAGAAAGGAAatgttgacatttgcaaaattcgtTTAAGTGACAACTCAGtagatttattcacaaaagtaataccaacttcaattttcaaaaagcatgtacaTAACATTAAAATACgacaacttaaggacatttcttaattgattgtattttttagagGAAGTATAAATGCTGTACTATTTTTCCTTCGTTAAGGTTTTACCTCATAGGGTTTTCCATAGCAAAGGTTTTAACGAGGCATATTTatagtgtatagtcatccaaggggaagtattgtaaaacatgtatatttatgtggatgactatctagataataggttaTAACCTTTTATGtgtccacataatggttcattatatGGTTAACCTTTGGAATGCCAATGTAATTGCATATATAAGGACatgctttacaacaaaatgaaataataagatgattaacaatatctagttcttgaaaaattagactgttgaatttctataactccaaacttttttgtattcttttttgtTTCATTTACAACATGAAGTTTATAGTTAGATGTTTTATCAGAAAAAAGTGATTATGATGACCACCAACTACGATGCTATGAATATGATCATTATCAATTGTAGATAGGTCTTTTATGTTTGCacgataaaaaataaatagttttCGAGgttcttataaaaaatattagtgatgagccttttttaaaaaagaaaaaaactttatAATTAAGGTGTAACTTTTTATAGAACTAATTATGCAAATGTAGAAATCTCAAAGTGTAGTTTATAAATACCTCTTTCGCTTTATAAAGTTTCGAAgcccaaaatatttctcaaaaaatgaaatttcacaagcaaatgaaattttcaaatattgaatTTTGGATTGCTACCTTTAGTCCATAGATTAATCTATTATTTGtccatatttatgaaaattacttTTATAAAGAATAGAAAGGTTCTGATACATCTACTATTCTTCTTACTTTTGTACAgactaatttaaaaaaaaaaatttaatttccaCTCATTACTCCAAAAGCCCCTAATAGATAAAATATTTATATGCATTTATTATTTCGTCAAAATTCTAATCTGTATATTTTTTTCAATTGCTCTACATAGTTAATTAATCCTTTCATCGTCCCATTTTCTTAAACAACTCATTAAATCAATCTTACAATTTACATATTGGCGGCCTAAGTTCAAAACCTTTGGATGTTATTAGAATAAATTCGGGAAGATGGTAAATTGGTTACTCTAACCAGTTGTATAATTTAGAGCCAATGAAACTCTCTAAAGGGAAAAAAGAACCCTTTTCCTTACGACCAAGTTTGATAAATATAATGAAATTAACCTTATGTAAAGTAGTATCTCCCAATTGTTTCGAAAATATTATGGCCTATTTTTAGACGCAAagaatagtttttatttttcattgtcaattttcaaaataattacaagaCTGCCACAAATTGAATTCATTGACACCACAACAAAGAATACAGAGAGTGAGAAATGATCtcttgagaaagagagagagagaatgagaagtCGACTATCTGTTCTTTCAATTGGATTGAGTTCAGAGTGGGCAGCCTGAGCTTTTGGCACCAGGGCCTCCAAAGTAAAAGTAAAAACCCCAATCAATGCCATTGCCAAGTTTGATGTCATAACAATTGTGTTGGTCAGTGAATGGGGAAATGCCTTTAGGGTAAATGAGATTGTTGGAGTCATCAACTACAAGGAGGTTCTTGAAATAGCTAGCCTTCCCATAACCTTCATCAGGAAAATGCCCGCTCCCCATTTGGGTTGAAGTGTAATCTCCTGCCTCTCCCCCTGAGTTCAGCACCTCCCCTCCCCACTGTACCATTGAAGCACTCTTCACCAAGTGTGAAAATATGAAAGCTGGCCAGTAACCCAGTATAACCTCATTCCCAAATTGCATCCACCAATGCCCATTCATTCCATCCTACCCATCCatccaaaatcaaaattaataataaggaaaaatatGCAAGGAATTTATTTGGGCAAAAGACACCATCCTAACCCTCCTTTGAGGTTTAAAAAATATACAGACCTCTTCTGATGTTTCAAAAGTTCTACGGACATCTCTTGATGTTTCAAAACTCCTACAGACCTCCATTGACGTTTGATTATCAGGACActtagaattttaaaaaagtttGCTTTTTTTCTAAATATGACGAGAAGTCTGTTTTCTTGGAAAATTTCAAGGAGAGGTCActaggatttttgaaatctttggGGCTTCTTTTACCCTTACTATTTTGTCATTTAGGCTTAGTGGGTATTTGGGATTTTACCTTCCAAACAAGTATGGAGATGTCAAACTGGGAACTGCCATAGCCAGAAATGGGTTCTATGCTTGCACCCAGTGCAATCTTAGAGTTGATTTGAATAAAGCCTGAGCAGAGCAAGTTGTAGCAGCCTGTGGCTTGGTAATTGTCACTCTGTTTATTCATAGTTATCATGCATTATTTGAGACTAATTGttttaataaagaaaaatgaTAACCACGTTAGGGGAATAATGCAGCAATTAAATGGGACTTACAGTCCAGTACGTGAAGAACCTTGTTCTGCTGTCACCATAGAGATTGGGATTGACCTGATTCATTTCAGTGGCTTAGTTTCTAGGACTAGCGATGTGAATGCTTAAAGTAGAAAAATGGAATTgggtctctctctatctctctttttGAAAAAATTCTTCTTGGGCATGTGAAGAGTGGAATAACTTTAGTGTTTGGTTTGGGAAATCACATGTTTGGGAATTCTATGCTTGGGAATAGAATCCATTTGGGTTTCTATAAGATCCCAGATGAATTGAGTGTAATTTTTAGGACGGACCAAATAAGGACATTTAAGATTCCCCAACTCAGATTCCCAAGAATTCTcaaggtagtgtttgggagcatggatttcaaacCTTTGGtttggatttgtgtagatttggaTGAAAGTCAATATAAATACTACGTTTTGTCTAAGTTCACACAAATTCACATCAAAGGCTCGAAATCCAAGCCCCAAAACATAGCGATTTCAACCCAATGGACCAAATACATAGGGAGAGTAATTATATACCTGCCAACCAGCTTCAATTGTGTTGAGATCCTGCCCAAAAGAACCACTCAAGATCCAGAACTGAGCCAGGCTGAACTCATGAGAAGCCTTCTGTATTCTGGGTTTCCAAACATTTATAGTTGCTTTTGCTCCAAAATAAATGTTGTCTGCTCCCCCAACATACGCTATTGCATGCTATTTGATGACCACCCCCAAGCATTCCaatcaggaaaaaaaaacaataataataaacagAACAAAATGTCAGAATAAAATTAAACTAAGTACAAAactgaaacaaaaaaaaatcatttctaaAAATCAGAAGAACTTTGTAAAATAAGCTATTGCATGCAAATTAGCCAGCCCTAAGAATACCAACCAAAAGAAAAATGCTTCCTTTGCTTTGTTTTCTTTgttggtttggtttttttttttttataactcctCTAATTGAATTCACCTGATGACTCTTGCCGTTGTCAGTATCATCATCAGGAGACAACAGGGTGTGTGAGATGCTCCCTGGGTGCTTCTTGCCAAATTTTTGGACAGAACTTGCTCTCAACACATCCTCCCTTTTTGTTCTTCTTATGGGTATGGTGCCTTCTGGGCATTCCCCTTTCAAGTGCCATAGTTGAGTAACTGGCTTTGAGGATCTCCTTGGTTTTGTACTTGTAGACACCTTGCTTTCATCAAACAAGCCCTCTGGGTGGAAGCTAGGCTTCATCTGCAAAAACCAAACAAAGCCCAAAACAACATTAACATTAAAAACAGAAGAAACACAACCCTCCCCGCCCAAAAAGGATTGAGAATGAAGGTTCTTTCGATTATgataaaatattaagaaaaactAGATTCATTTTCCGTGGTTTTCAAGCACACTCTCCTGCTGTTTCCTTGGAATTACTCTTTCCTAGAGTTTACATAAGGGGGaccttggatcaatggtaaggttgctcccAGGTTCGAGTCGAAGGAAACAGCCTCTTTGCATAAAAACAGGGGTAAGGCTACGTACACTGTGATGACCCTCCCCTTTACCCTCCCAAAGTGGGGAGCCTTATGACCCAAGgatgccccttttttttttttacagtggTAAAAGTGTGCGTCTCTCTCCTGCTCTCTTTTCTTAGAAATCTGTAGATGTTACATATAGCACCACTATCAGAAATTTCAACACATGCATTGTGTAAGAAGGTGTATGCATgtgtttgtgtttatatttatgGAGTACCTGAATTGTGTGGTTTTTGAGGAGAGGGTGATCAAAGGCTGGCTGCTGAGAGACTGGAACACAGTCAATAATATCCCCATCTGGGCTCTGTTGAATTCACCATTATCCAAATTAATCAAAACATCAAACCAATCTTGTCCTCACAAAAAAGAATCCACATAAATCAAATTAATCAACTAATGTTCATGACAGACAGATGGAGATAGAGGGAGAACAGAGAACCTTAATGGTCTTGAGAGGAGTTTTGTTGAACCTACTCAAGTGCTTCTTGGCCTCTTCAAGTTCAATCTTCCTACCAGCAGAAGAGGATAGAGAGATGAGCAAAACCCAGAAGAAGAGAAGCTTCTCCTTCCACAATTCATATGCAGCCATATAGCTTAAACTATTCTAAAACCCGAAGAAGATCTCAGAAACCCAAACACAGAGAAAGCCTATGGTTTTGAGTGCGTTTTGGAGAATATCATGTTGGTGAGAATTATAGCAGTAAATGTTGGGCGGGTTCTGAAAATTGAGAATTCACCAAATTCAAAAGACAGATTGGTTAGTTGCTTATTCTGTTCAATGGGATATGCATACATTAATGATAattaaacaagaaaaagaaagctATTAATTAGCATTTTAAGAGAACAAAGGAAAATTAACTTTAGACTTGGGCCGTTTGAACGTACAAAGTAGGATGGGAAAAGTAGCTAACTCCTTGATATCTGCCTTGGCTTTACAACTTTGCCACAAGAAAATTAAATCAACTAAAATAATTAAATGGAACTCTCTTTGATTTGAGAGAATTTACCTAAGTATATGTTAAATTATTAACctttttaaaaaagttttcaCATTTTTTCCCTTCTCAACAGCCTGTTTGCAGTTGTCTAAATCCATAAGATTTTTAGTAgtgatttattatttt
This region includes:
- the LOC131147657 gene encoding protein neprosin-like isoform X1 is translated as MAAYELWKEKLLFFWVLLISLSSSAGRKIELEEAKKHLSRFNKTPLKTIKSPDGDIIDCVPVSQQPAFDHPLLKNHTIQMKPSFHPEGLFDESKVSTSTKPRRSSKPVTQLWHLKGECPEGTIPIRRTKREDVLRASSVQKFGKKHPGSISHTLLSPDDDTDNGKSHQHAIAYVGGADNIYFGAKATINVWKPRIQKASHEFSLAQFWILSGSFGQDLNTIEAGWQVNPNLYGDSRTRFFTYWTSDNYQATGCYNLLCSGFIQINSKIALGASIEPISGYGSSQFDISILVWKDGMNGHWWMQFGNEVILGYWPAFIFSHLVKSASMVQWGGEVLNSGGEAGDYTSTQMGSGHFPDEGYGKASYFKNLLVVDDSNNLIYPKGISPFTDQHNCYDIKLGNGIDWGFYFYFGGPGAKSSGCPL
- the LOC131147657 gene encoding protein neprosin-like isoform X2, giving the protein MKPSFHPEGLFDESKVSTSTKPRRSSKPVTQLWHLKGECPEGTIPIRRTKREDVLRASSVQKFGKKHPGSISHTLLSPDDDTDNGKSHQHAIAYVGGADNIYFGAKATINVWKPRIQKASHEFSLAQFWILSGSFGQDLNTIEAGWQVNPNLYGDSRTRFFTYWTSDNYQATGCYNLLCSGFIQINSKIALGASIEPISGYGSSQFDISILVWKDGMNGHWWMQFGNEVILGYWPAFIFSHLVKSASMVQWGGEVLNSGGEAGDYTSTQMGSGHFPDEGYGKASYFKNLLVVDDSNNLIYPKGISPFTDQHNCYDIKLGNGIDWGFYFYFGGPGAKSSGCPL